GATTAGACGTTAAAGCAGATCCTCTTGAAGGAGCTCCTCAAGCTAGAGGTATTGTAATCGAAAAAGTAGGGATAGAAGCAAAACAACCAAACTCTGCTATCCGTAAATGTGTACGTGTTCAATTAATCAAAAATGGTAAACAATTAACCGCTTTCGCACCAGGTGACGGTGCTATCGGTTTTATCGATGAGCACGATGAAGTAATGATTGAAGGAATCGGAGGACCATCCGGAAGATCTATGGGAGATATTCCTGGAGTCCGTTGGAA
The nucleotide sequence above comes from uncultured Methanobrevibacter sp.. Encoded proteins:
- a CDS encoding 30S ribosomal protein S12, yielding MPGLFAAKKLKKNRQNFKWKDVDYKRRALRLDVKADPLEGAPQARGIVIEKVGIEAKQPNSAIRKCVRVQLIKNGKQLTAFAPGDGAIGFIDEHDEVMIEGIGGPSGRSMGDIPGVRWKVSKVNNVALSEMVSGKIEKPVR